One Triplophysa rosa linkage group LG9, Trosa_1v2, whole genome shotgun sequence genomic window carries:
- the trmt2b gene encoding tRNA (uracil-5-)-methyltransferase homolog B: MHETMRVNLTYPLLKQIITLPKVCFSSVLRHSSVVTDRNPVKRKNKSKRKLPANFASLSWEERLADTVTPLWRLSYAEQLKWKQEQQHNILLEMTKQLAQYSSQDFSNDLRFPLLPIVPSPVTDGYRNKSTFSVNKGMDGNPKTVGFYIGNGKMGNIVCVRGDHLLNMPPKHKMVARHYEDFIRLSPLSPCLLFHDGGHWREITVRTNSAGHTMALVYFHPQQLTPEEISIHKAALVEYFTRGPGAVCQLDSLYFQESSMTRCSHEQSPYQLLYGQPHIFEVVLGFKFRISADSFFQVNRAAAEALYQTVAELNRACVGGTLLDVCCGTGAIGISLSPQMERVIGIELIEQAVEDARYNAKLNRVDKCEFLTGKAEVVLPNLMATLSSHSGLTAVVNPSRAGLHYRVVRALRNHPAIRRLVYISCKPDGEAMRNFKELCCGSDDQRKILGEAFRPTVAVPVDLFPHTPHCELVLVFER, translated from the coding sequence ATGCATGAAACAATGCGCGTAAATTTAACGTACCCGTTGTTGAAACAAATAATCACTTTACCGAAAGTATGCTTTAGTTCAGTATTACGCCACAGTTCTGTCGTTACTGACAGAAACCCtgtaaagagaaaaaataaaagtaaacgcAAACTACCTGCTAACTTTGCCTCGCTTTCCTGGGAAGAGAGACTGGCGGACACTGTGACACCCCTATGGAGACTGAGCTATGCGGAACAGCTTAAGTGGAAACAAGAACAGCAACACAACATCTTACTTGAGATGACAAAGCAGCTGGCACAGTATTCATCCCAAGATTTTTCAAACGATTTAAGATTCCCCCTTCTGCCCATAGTTCCCTCACCAGTGACTGATGGATATCGCAATAAGTCAACCTTCTCTGTCAACAAGGGGATGGATGGGAATCCAAAGACTGTTGGATTTTATATAGGCAATGGAAAAATGGGTAACATTGTGTGTGTCCGTGGCGACCACCTCTTGAACATGCCTCCAAAACACAAGATGGTTGCAAGGCATTATGAAGATTTCATACGTCTCTCACCACTCAGTCCATGTCTTTTGTTTCATGATGGTGGTCACTGGAGAGAAATCACTGTAAGGACAAATTCTGCTGGTCACACTATGGCTTTAGTTTACTTCCATCCTCAGCAGTTGACACCCGAGGAGATCAGCATCCATAAAGCTGCACTGGTGGAATACTTCACTCGAGGTCCTGGAGCAGTTTGTCAATTGGATTCTCTTTACTTCCAGGAGAGCTCAATGACCCGTTGTAGTCATGAGCAATCCCCCTATCAGCTTCTATATGGACAGCCTCATATCTTTGAGGTGGTGCTTGGATTTAAGTTTAGAATTTCTGCTGATTCATTTTTCCAGGTGAACAGGGCAGCAGCGGAGGCCCTGTATCAGACGGTTGCCGAGCTGAATCGGGCGTGTGTTGGGGGAACCCTTCTGGATGTCTGCTGTGGTACAGGAGCAATTGGCATTTCATTATCTCCGCAGATGGAAAGAGTCATTGGCATAGAGCTCATTGAACAAGCAGTTGAGGACGCCAGATATAATGCAAAACTAAACAGAGTTGACAAGTGTGAATTTCTCACAGGCAAAGCAGAAGTCGTCCTACCAAATTTGATGGCCACATTGAGTTCTCACAGTGGACTGACAGCCGTTGTCAACCCGTCCAGGGCTGGCTTGCATTATAGAGTTGTCAGAGCCTTAAGGAACCACCCAGCCATAAGGAGGCTTGTCTACATATCGTGCAAACCTGACGGTGAGGCAATGAGGAACTTTAAAGAGCTCTGCTGTGGTTCAGATGATCAGAGGAAGATTCTTGGAGAAGCCTTTAGACCGACTGTGGCCGTCCCTGTGGACCTGTTTCCACACACTCCACACTGTGAACTGGTGCTTGTTTTTGAAAGATAA
- the wnt8b gene encoding protein Wnt-8b yields MFIHWEVYYYSFILMAHMKSCCSWSVNNFLMTGPKAYLIYSSSVAAGAQSGIEECKYQFAWDRWNCPERALQLSTHSGLRSANRETAFFHAISSAGVMYTLTRNCSLGDFDNCGCDDTRNGQRGGQGWLWGGCSDNVGFGEAISKQFVDALETGQDARAAMNLHNNEVGRKAVKGTMQRTCKCHGVSGSCTTQTCWLQLPEFREVGNYLKEKYHRALKVDLLRGAGNSAASRGAIAETFRSISRKELVHLEDSPNYCLENRTLGLPGTEGRECLRKGKNLTKWEKRSCKRLCGDCGLAVKERRAETVSSCNCKFHWCCAVKCEQCRKTVTKYYCVKRTKQVKNDSSRRKSYRLKKKL; encoded by the exons ATGTTCATACATTGGGAAGTTTATTATTACTCTTTCATCTTGATGGCACACATGAAGTCTTGCTGCAGTTG GTCAGTGAATAATTTCCTGATGACTGGCCCAAAG GCTTACTTGATCTACTCCAGCAGTGTAGCCGCTGGAGCACAGAGTGGGATTGAAGAGTGCAAGTATCAGTTTGCATGGGACCGCTGGAACTGCCCAGAGAGGGCTCTTCAGCTTTCCACCCACAGTGGACTGAGAAGTG CAAACAGAGAGACTGCGTTCTTCCATGCTATAAGCTCTGCTGGGGTCATGTACACCCTCACCCGGAACTGCAGCCTCGGTGACTTTGACAACTGTGGCTGTGATGACACCCGGAACGGCCAACGAG GTGGCCAGGGGTGGCTGTGGGGAGGCTGCAGTGATAACGTGGGTTTCGGAGAGGCCATCTCCAAGCAGTTTGTGGACGCGCTGGAAACCGGACAGGACGCGAGAGCGGCCATGAACCTGCACAACAATGAAGTAGGACGCAAG GCGGTAAAAGGAACCATGCAGAGAACGTGCAAGTGTCACGGAGTGTCTGGCAGCTGCACCACCCAGACCTGCTGGCTGCAGTTGCCGGAGTTCCGCGAGGTGGGCAACTATCTGAAGGAGAAATATCACAGAGCTCTGAAGGTGGACCTGCTGCGCGGAGCAGGCAACAGCGCGGCCAGCCGCGGTGCCATCGCCGAGACCTTCAGATCCATCTCGCGTAAAGAGCTGGTGCATTTGGAGGACTCCCCCAACTACTGCTTGGAGAACCGCACCCTGGGTCTGCCAGGTACAGAAGGCCGTGAATGCTTGAGAAAGGGCAAGAACCTGACCAAATGGGAGAAGCGCAGCTGCAAGCGTCTGTGTGGAGACTGCGGTCTGGCTGTAAAAGAGCGCAGGGCTGAGACTGTGTCCAGCTGCAACTGCAAGTTCCACTGGTGCTGTGCTGTGAAATGCGAGCAGTGCCGTAAAACTGTCACAAAGTACTACTGTGTGAAGAGGACCAAACAAGTCAAGAACGATAGCAGTCGCAGGAAAAGCTATCGGTTAAAGAAGAAGCTCTAG
- the scdb gene encoding stearoyl-CoA desaturase b, protein MVASQIKKTLRSMKAMDKTPLAEDAYDDAPKEGPEPSRQIVWRNVVLMSLLHIGALYGLILIPSTSSLTLMWSGVCFMISALGITAGVHRLWSHRSYKASLPLRIFLAVANSMAFQNDIYEWARDHRVHHKFSETDADPHNARRGFFFAHIGWLLVRKHPDVIKKGSRLDLSDLEADGVVMFQRRYYKLSVVVVCFLIPTVVPWFFWQESLWVGYLIPGLLRYTVVLNVSWLVNSAAHMWGMRPYDQNINPRENKLVAFSAIGEGFHNYHHTFPHDYATSEFGSRLNVTKAFIDLMCYFGLASDCRKMPRETIMARVKRTGDGSHKSG, encoded by the exons ATGGTTGCATCTCAAATAAAG AAAACATTAAGGAGCATGAAAGCAATGGACAAAACACCGCTAGCAGAAGATGCGTATGATGATGCTCCGAAAGAGGGCCCGGAACCTTCAAGACAAATAGTCTGGAGAAACGTTGTGTTAATGTCTCTATTACACATAGGAGCGCTTTATGGACTGATCCTTATTCCATCCACCTCTTCCTTAACCCTCATGTGGA GTGGGGTGTGTTTCATGATAAGTGCTCTAGGAATTACTGCTGGTGTCCATCGCCTTTGGAGCCACAGGTCCTACAAAGCCTCACTGCCATTGCGGATCTTCCTAGCAGTCGCAAACTCTATGGCTTTTCAG AATGATATCTATGAGTGGGCCAGAGATCATCGCGTTCACCATAAGTTTTCGGAGACCGATGCAGACCCCCACAATGCTCGGAGGGGATTTTTCTTCGCTCACATTGGCTGGCTGCTGGTCCGTAAACACCCAGATGTTATTAAGAAAGGAAGCAGGCTGGATCTCAGTGATCTTGAAGCAGATGGAGTTGTAATGTTTCAGAGGAG ATATTACAAGTTGTCTGTGGTGGTGGTGTGTTTCCTTATCCCCACGGTTGTACCATGGTTCTTTTGGCAAGAGAGTCTTTGGGTGGGTTACCTCATCCCTGGTCTGTTGAGATACACAGTTGTCCTCAATGTGAGCTGGCTGGTCAACAGTGCAGCTCACATGTGGGGAATGAGACCCTATGACCAAAACATCAACCCTAGAGAGAACAAACTGGTTGCCTTCAGTGCCATTG GTGAAGGGTTTCACAACTACCATCACACATTCCCACATGATTATGCTACAAGTGAGTTTGGCAGTCGACTGAATGTGACCAAAGCATTCATAGACCTCATGTGCTACTTTGGCCTGGCCTCGGACTGCAGAAAGATGCCCCGTGAGACCATCATGGCCCGTGTTAAACGCACCGGTGATGGCAGCCACAAAAGTGGTTAA
- the dnajb12a gene encoding dnaJ homolog subfamily B member 12a → MESNKDEAERCIEIAIAALRDNQHDKARRFLEKAQKLFPTDKVKALLESIAENEGPSTNEENIREHDGAGLRNRMHNTEDHSSGHGAKDSAKPYTSEQLDAVKRIKRCKDYYEILGVTKEANEEDLKKAYRKLALKFHPDKNHAPGATEAFKAIGNAYAVLSNPEKRRQYNVYGEEKAHPTRQRTHHRNFEADISPEDLFNMFFGGGFPTSNVHVYSNGRMRFAHHQRHERREQQREGGLALFVQLMPILILIIVSALSQMMVSSPPYSLSHRPSMGHTNRRHTAILKVPYYVGDHFSEEYTGMNLKNVEQSVEEDYISNLRNNCWKEKQQKEGLLYRARYFGDSDLYQRAQKMATPSCSKLSDIQVLLHGH, encoded by the exons ATGGAATCAAACAAGGACGAAGCGGAACGCTGCATCGAAATTGCAATCGCAGCGTTGCGAGATAATCAACACGACAAAGCGAGACGTTTTTTGGAAAAAGCACAGAAACTGTTTCCCACCGATAAGGTCAAAG CTTTACTAGAGTCTATTGCTGAGAATGAAGGACCTTCCACAAATGAAGAAAACATCAGAGAACATGATGGTGCTGGTTTACGAAACAGAATGCACAACACAGAAGACCACTCCTCTGGACATGGTGCCAAAGACTCAGCCAAACCATATACATCAGAACAGCTAGATGCCGTCAAAAG AATTAAGAGGTGTAAGGACTATTACGAGATTCTTGGAGTCACTAAAGAGGCCAATGAGGAAGATCTAAAAAAAGCCTACCGAAAGTTAGCTCTGAAGTTCCATCCAGATAAAAACCATGCGCCTGGTGCCACAGAAGCTTTTAAAG CTATAGGTAATGCTTATGCAGTTCTTAGCAACCCCGAAAAGAGAAGACAGTATAATGTCTACGGAGAAGAAAAAGCCCATCCCACTCGGCAGAGGACCCATCACAGAAATTTTGAGGCTGATATTTCCCCTGAGGAcctttttaatatgttttttggAGGTGGCTTTCCCACTA GTAATGTGCACGTGTACAGCAATGGCAGGATGAGATTTGCTCATCACCAAAGACATGAACGACGAGAACAGCAGAGAGAG GGTGGCCTTGCCTTGTTTGTACAGCTGATGCCTATACTCATTCTGATCATAGTCTCAGCTCTCAGCCAGATGATGGTTTCCAGCCCCCCGTATAGCCTCAGCCATAGACC ATCCATGGGCCACACGAACAGGCGACACACTGCCATTCTGAAGGTGCCTTACTATGTGGGCGATCACTTCTCAGAGGAATATACAGGAATGAATCTAAAGAATGTTGAACAAAGTGTCGAGGAGGACTACATTTCAAATCTGAGGAACAACTGCTGGAAGGAGAAACAACAAA AAGAAGGTTTGCTGTATCGGGCACGTTATTTTGGAGACTCAGACTTGTACCAAAGGGCGCAAAAAATGGCAACACCCAGTTGCTCAAAGCTTTCAGACATACAGGTTCTGTTACATGGACACTGA